The following nucleotide sequence is from Granulicella aggregans.
TCCGCGTTGCTCACACCCGGCGCGGCAACAAAGTCACTCGCCTGGCGATTGCCGAGCGTGATCGTACCTGTCTTGTCAAGCAGCAGCGTGTTCACATCGCCCGCCGCTTCAACGGCACGCCCGGACATCGCGAGAACATTGTGCTGCACCAAGCGATCCATGCCAGCAATGCCAATCGCCGAAAGCAGGCCACCGATCGTAGTCGGGATAAGGCACACCAGCAGAGCGATCAACACAAACACCGACTGCGGAGCTGTCGAATAGATCGCGAACGGCTGCAATGTTCCCACCGCGAGCAGGAAGATGATCGTCAACCCGGCCAGCAGGATGTTGAGCGCAATCTCATTCGGAGTCTTCTGCCGTTCGGCCCCTTCGACCAGCGCGATCATGCGATCGAGGAACGTCTCGCCAGGGTTGGACGAGATGCGAACCGCGATGCGGTCCGATAGAACCCGCGTGCCGCCGGTGACTGCCGAGCGGTCGCCGCCGGCTTCGCGGATGACCGGTGCCGACTCTCCCGTGATGGCCGATTCGTCGACCGAAGCGACGCCCTCGATCACGTCGCCGTCACCGGGAATCATCTCCCCTGCGATGCATTGGACTATATCTCCCACGCGGAGAAGCGCGCTTGAAGTCGGCGTAATAGTGCCGTCCGGCGAAAGCTTGTTGGCCATCGTCTCCGACTTTGCCTGACGTAATGCGTCGGCCTGGGCCTTGCCGCGGCCTTCGGCCATCGCCTCCGCAAAGTTTGCGAACAGCACCGTGAACCAGAGCCACAGGGTCACCTGGAGATCGAAGCTGAAGGGTCCGCGATTTGTAACTAAATCGCGCACAAGATAGATCGTAGTGATGACGCTGCCAATCTCCACCACGAACATGACCGTGTTCTTCATCATGTTGCGGGGATGCAGCTTCACCAGCGCATCCATTGCAGCGCGGCGGACGATCTTCACGTCCCACAAGGAGCGCTTTTGCGCGGTAGACATGCCAAATCTCCTTAGTAGCTCTTGCCTGCAAGCATCTGCAGGTGTTCGAGAATTGGTCCAAGAGCAAGCGCGGGAAAGAAAGTGAGAGCGCCCACAATGAGAATCACGCCGACCAGAAGCACCGCGAACAGCGGCGTGTTCACAGGGAAAGTTCCAGCCGAGGGCGGCACCAGTTTCTTCTGTGCGAGGTTTCCCGCGACGGCCAGCATGGGAACGATCATCAGGAAGCGCCCGACCAGCATCGCTGTGGCCAGCGATAGGTTGTACCAGTGCGTATTCGCGTTAAGACCGGCGAACGCTGAGCCGTTGTTGCCTGTCGCCGAAGCATAGGCATAGAGAATCTCCGACAACCCGTGCGGCCCGGTGTTGTTCAGGCTCGCCAGACCCAAGTTCGGCATCAGCACCGTGACTCCGGCGAAGAGGAGCACCGAGAATGGGAAGATGAGCACGTACAGCATCGCCATCTGCACGTCGTAGGACTCGATCTTTTTGCCCAGATACTCGGGCGTTCGGCCGACCATCAGGCCCGCGATGAAGACGGTCACCACGACGAAGATCAACATGCCATACAGGCCAGCGCCGACGCCGCCAAAGACGATCTCGCCAAGCATGATGTTGACCATCGTGACCAGGCCGCCCAGTGGCATGAAGGAGTCATGCATTCCATTCACGGCACCGCAGCTCGCGTCCGTTGTTGCGGTTGCGAAGAGCGCCGTGTTCGCGATGCCAAAGCGAACTTCTTTGCCCTCCATGTTGCCACCACTCTGCATCATCGATGCAGTCTGGTTGACGTTGTGCAGCAGAGGGTTCGGATGACTCTCTGCCCAGTACAGCACGAAGACTCCAGCAAGGAACAGCGCAGACATCGCGGCGAAGATGGCCCACCCATGTCCCGGTGACTTCACCATCCGGCCCAGCGTGACCGTTAGCGCCGCAGGGATGACGAAGATGGCGAACATCTCGAGAAAATTCGAAAGCGCGGTGGGATTTTCAAACGGATGCGCGCTATTGGCCTGGAAGAAGCCCCCGCCATTGGTGCCCAGCATTTTGATCGCCTCCTGCGAGGCGACCGGTCCCTGGGCGATGCTCTGCTTGGTCACGGTCTGCGTAATCACCTTGCCATCCGCACCTGTCGTTTGCACCTGCTGCGGCTGCACAAGCGTCGCTGAGTCATACGGCCTGAAGTTTTGCACGACTCCCTGCGAGACGAGTGCCAGAGCGAGGATCAGGCTTCCCGGCAGCAAGACCCACAGTGTTGCGCGTGTTGTATCGACCCAGAAGTTGCCCAGCGTCTTCTTCTCGCGTCCGGCAATGCCGCGTACAAATGCGATGGCGAGAGCGATACCGACAGCGGCTGAGGCGAAGTTGTGATAGGCCAGCGTGACCATCTGGGTCAGGTAGCTCATCGTGGCTTCGGGAACGTAGGCCTGCCAGTTGGTATTGGTGGTAAACGACGCGGCCGTGTTCATCGCGAGGTCGGGCGCAACTGCGGCCAGCTTCTGCGGGTTCAGCAGCGACTGAAGCGGAAGCACCGCCTGGAGCCGCTCGATCGCATAGGTAACCATCATGGTTACAACGCTGAAGAACAGCATGGCGAGGGCGTACTCCGTCCACTTCATCTCGTGGGCTTCGTCGACGCCGGTCAGCTTGTAGATCAAACGCTCAATCGGTCTTGCGAAGAAATCGAAGAACGTCTTCTCGCGGCCAAAGACTTTGGCCATGTACTCGCCAAGCGGCTTCGCCGTGAGCGCGATCAGAGCGAAAAACAACGCTATCTGCAGCCATCCATTTGAGGTCATCAAAACTTCTCCGGACGCAGCAGCGCGAAGATAAGGTAGGCCATCAAAAGGACGATGACCAATACAAGAAGGACTGGCTCCATCACTTGGCTGGTCCCTTCTTCGAGAGCAGACTGCAGCCCCTTACGTAGAGGACCGCGATGGCGAAGAACGCAACTCCCATCGCTATCATTCCCAGATCCCACATGTCCCAGGTTCCTTTCGGCGCCCCAAAGTAGCAGCACACGCACGCCCATAGGCGCGACAAAACCCATTCCACGCTCGCTGCACTAAAGAGGCTGTAACGGAGACATAAAGAATTCGTAAAGGGGCCGGCCATCGCTGGCCCGTCGCCCCTTCAGTCCTGCGGCTTGCTCTCGTCGGCTACAGCGACGAACCGGTACCCCACCCAGGGTTCTGTTTGAATGTATATCTCTCCGCGATCTCCCAGCTTCTTGCGAAGCTGCCCGATTGCGACGCGAAGATACTCCGGTTGCGAGGTCGCATTCGCGCCCCACACCGCATTCAACAAATCGCGGTGCGAGAGCACCTTTCCCGGCGACTGCGCCATGTACAACAGCAACTCAAACTGCTTTGGCGTCAGGTGAATCTCGTTTTCCTGCACGGTTACGCGGTGCTCCGGCACGTCGATCACAAAGTCACCGACGCTAACCGACTGACTCTTCGGCGCATCCGCAGTCTGGCGTCTCAGATGGGCGCGAATTCGTGCTTTGAGCTCCTGGATATTGAATGGTTTGGTTACGTAATCGTCGGCGCCCGCGTCGAGCGCCGCCACCTTCGCGCCCTCCTGCTCGCGAACGCTCAACACGATGATCGGAGTCTGGGCGATCGTACGTATCTCGCGGCATAGCTCCACGCCGCTCATCTCCGGCATCGATAAGTCGGTGATCACAAGGTCGGGCCGCCACTCGCGAAAGAGGATCAGCCCGTCGAGTCCATTGGACGCGGTCTTGATCTCGTATCCCTGGCTGCCGAGCGTTACCTGCAAGGTCCGCAGGATCTGGCTCTCGTCATCGATCAGGAGGAGCCTTGCGCGCTCCTGTTTGTCATTCGTCATCGTCTTCGTCCTTCTCGGGCTGGGTCACAATGTGAACATCGACCGTGGGCACATCGCTCAGGAAGCGTTGAATCGCATAATAGTAAAAGTATTTCCGCAGACCTTTGATCTGCGACCTGCCAAAGATCACCTGGGTGATGCGCTTCTCGCGAACCAGTTGCGCAGCCGCCAGCGGAACGCTCTTCGCCGTGACGCGCACCACCTGCGCCTTCAGGTTTGCCGCGAACTGAACGTTATTCTCAAGCGCGCGCCTGCTCTCCTCGTCAAGTTCGCGATCGCCTTCGACGTGCAGCACATACAGCTCGCCTTCGACAGCCTCAGCCAGCCGCGCTCCACGTGCGATCAGATATCGTGCACGTGGATTGGCGCTGATGCAGACCAGCACACGCTCCCGCACCGCCCAGTTATCGCGGATGTGGTGGGCGTCCATGTAGCTCGTCAGCGTCTTGTCGACCGCCTTGCTGACGTGCTGCAGGGCAAGCTCGCGCAGAGCGATCAGATTGCCGCGACGGAAGAAGTTCGAGAGAGAGCGCTCGACCCGCGCCACGGGATAGATGTCGCCGCGCCGCATTCTCTCCTGGAGAGCCTCAGGAGTCAGGTCCGCCATCACGACTTCATCCGCCTGCTGAATTACCCAGTCCGGCACGGTCTCGCGAATCTCGACGCCCGTCACCCGCTGGACCGTGGGAGCAACCGTTTCGATGTGCTGGACGTTGATCGTCGAGAGCACATCGATCTTCGCCTGCAACAGCTCCTGCACATCCTGCCAGCGCTTCGCGTTGCGGCTGCCCTCGATGTTGGTGTGCGCGAGCTCATCGACGAGGACGATCTGCGGTCGTCGCGCCAGGATCGCGTCGAGGTCCATCTCGTCGAACGGAACACCGCGATATTCGATCTGCCGCCGCGGAATCACTTCCATCTTCTCAACCAGCTCAGCCGTCCGCGCCCGGCCATGCGTCTCGACGATGCCCACGACGATGTCTTCGCCGCGCTCCTTGCGCCGGATCGCCTCGCTCAACATGCTGTAGGTCTTGCCCACTCCCGGCGCGTAGCCAAGAAAAAGCTTGAGCGTCCCGCGCATCTTCTCGGGATCGGTATGGGCCAGCCACTCTTCAGGGGTCTTCGGCATTCGCAGAGAACTCGAACCTTCACGCTATCATGTCATCCATGCAGATGCGGTTGCTGGTCAAGGTCATCCCGTACATCGTCTCCACCGTCATGCTCGCCCTGATCGTGTACGTCTACTTTCATCTCATTCACGTGAACACGACGACGGTTGCCTTGACCTTCATCGTCGACATCCTCATCGTCGCGGCGTACTGGGGATTTCGTGCCTCTCTTTATACCTCTCTCGTCGCGGCGCTTTGTTTTAATTACTACTTCCTTCCACCGTTCCTTACCTTCACCGTTTCAGACTCACAGAATTGGGTCGCCCTAATCGCCTTCCTCAGCACAGGCATCATCGCCAGCAATCTCTCCGACCGGGCCCAGACTGAGACCCGCATCTCCAACAAGCGCCGCCGCGAGGCCGAGCGACTCTACGAGTTCAGCCAGCAGCTTCTGGTCGCCCCCAATGTCGTCGAGCTTGTCGGCACGGTGCCCGCCAAGCTGGTCGATATCTTCGCTCTGCGCGACGTCGCCCTCTATCTCCAGTCCCGCAACCAGACCTACCGGTCCAATCAGGAGTTCTTCAAAAACGATCGCGAGCTCCGGGTCGCGGCCCAGGTGCAGGACCACTCCACGCGCGAAGGCAACATCACCTTCGTTCCCATTCGTCTGGGCATGCGGCCGATTGGGGCGTTCGCAATCGCCGGAACCGGGGTCTCGCGGGAGGCGCTCGACGCCATTGGCGGCCTCATCGCGATCGCTGTCGAGCGCGCCCGCGCCGTAGAGACGCTGAGCCGCAGCGAAGCGGGCCGAGAGAGCGAACGCCTGCGCAATGCCATCCTCGACTCCGTCACGCACCAGCTTCGGACGCCATTGACTTCGATCACGATGGCGATCTCCAGCCTTCGCTCTGACCCCGATCTGAGCCCCGAAGCACGCTCGGAGATGATGATCGTCATCGACGAAGAGGCGCAGCGGCTGAACCAGCTCATCTCGCAGGCGGTGGAGATGGCGGAGCTAGACACCGACGACGTGAAGCTCGAACTCGCCCCGAGCGATATCGCCGCGCTTCTGCCCGAGGCACTGCACGAGGCCAAGATCAATCACGCGCATCATCCCGTAGAGATCCACGTTGCACCAGACCTGCCAAAGATCTGGCTTGACCACGACCGCATTGTGAAGGTACTGCTGCACCTAATCGAGAACGCCGCGAACTATTCGCCTGCCGGAACGCCGATCATTCTGAGCGCGGAGCCGAGCGGTAAGTGTGTCGTGGTGAGCGTCGCCGACCGCGGACCAGGCATCGACGACCTCGAGCGGTTGATGATCTTCGACAAGTTCTATCGCGGCGAAAGCCAACGCTTTCGCGTTCAGGGCACCGGCATGGGATTGGCCATCGCGAAGGCCATCGTCGAAGCACACCACGGAACGATCGGCGTGACCAGCCAGCTCGGACAGGGCTCGGTCTTCTCCTTCACCTTGCCCATCAACGCACCCGCATAGGCTTCTTACTAGCCGGCAAAGCTCGGGTGCCCCATCTATCGCGCCTTTGTCCCACGCGATGGAAGGGACGTAAAACGTCGCTACTCCTTCTTCGCCGCCCCGCTACCTTCAATTACCTTAAAAATCCCGTCCACACCGGGTAGCTTGATCTTCTCGACGGCACCGCTTGGCCAATGAACCTCGACTTCATCGATCGCAGTCGCATCCCCGATGCCGAAGTGCAGACGCTTGTCGCTGGTCGAAGCAAAACTGCCTCCGCTCACTACATCGCCGCGCTGCCTGAAGCTCGCAGTCTTCAGATACACCGTCGAGCCCACGGCATCGCGAGGGCTCTTAGGCCCACCGACAAGCTCCAGCTCAACCCAGTGATTCTTGTTCTCCGAGACGTTCCGAAGGAACGATGGCGTGCCATCCATATTGTTGATGATCGCGTCGATCTTGCCATCGTTGAAAAGGTCGCCGAACGCCAGGCCGCGGCCAACTCCGGTCTTCGCAAGGCTCGAGCCTTCGACCGCAGCAACCAGCTCCAGCTTGCCCTTGTCGCTGTGGAACAGCAGAGGCCGCTGCTTCCAGCTTGTGCCCCAGGGCATGTTGTCGACCTCGGGATACACGTGGCCGTTCGCCTCCAGCAGATCGAGCCAGCCATCGTTGTCGTAGTCGAAGAATGAAGTGCCCCAGCCGAGGAACGGCACCGTCGGCTCAGCGATGCCCATCTGGTAGCTGACGTCGGTAAAGTTCGCGTCGCCATCGTTGCGATAGAGCGGCTTGTAGTCGTCTGAGAAGGTGGTGTTGTAGAGATCAACCTTGCCGTTGTGCGTCAGGTCGCCGGACGCGATGCCCATCGATGCCGTCTCGCGGCCACCCTCGTTGAGCGCGTAGCCGGACGCGAAGCTGTCATCCTCAAAGGTGCCATCGCCCTTGTTGATGTAGAGGTAGTTCGGCGTGGAGTCGTCGGCCACCAGCAGGTCGACCTTGCCATCGTTGTTCACATCGATGAAGAGCGAGGCGAGCCCATAATACGAGGACTTCGAGTCCGCAACGCCAGCCTTCTCGCTGACATCGGTGAATGTCCCGTCGCCATTGTTATGGAAGAGATGGTCCGGCTCGCCCTTCAGACCGCGTGGGCCACACATCACCTTCACTCCGCGAAATTGGCAGAAGCTCCCGGCAACGCTCTGCGATCCGGACGCGGGCGGCTCAACCATGTCGTAGTGGACGTAGCCAGGGACGAAGAGGTCGAGCCTGCCGTCGCCGTCGTAGTCGCCCCACGTCGCAGAGGTCGACCAGTTGCCCAGCGTCACGCCCGCCTTCTCCGCAACATCCGTGAACGTCCCGTTATGGTTGTTGTGATACAGCCGGTTCTTGCCGTAGTTCGAGACGAAGATGTCTGGCCAGCCATCATTGTCGTAATCGGC
It contains:
- a CDS encoding sensor histidine kinase; the protein is MSSMQMRLLVKVIPYIVSTVMLALIVYVYFHLIHVNTTTVALTFIVDILIVAAYWGFRASLYTSLVAALCFNYYFLPPFLTFTVSDSQNWVALIAFLSTGIIASNLSDRAQTETRISNKRRREAERLYEFSQQLLVAPNVVELVGTVPAKLVDIFALRDVALYLQSRNQTYRSNQEFFKNDRELRVAAQVQDHSTREGNITFVPIRLGMRPIGAFAIAGTGVSREALDAIGGLIAIAVERARAVETLSRSEAGRESERLRNAILDSVTHQLRTPLTSITMAISSLRSDPDLSPEARSEMMIVIDEEAQRLNQLISQAVEMAELDTDDVKLELAPSDIAALLPEALHEAKINHAHHPVEIHVAPDLPKIWLDHDRIVKVLLHLIENAANYSPAGTPIILSAEPSGKCVVVSVADRGPGIDDLERLMIFDKFYRGESQRFRVQGTGMGLAIAKAIVEAHHGTIGVTSQLGQGSVFSFTLPINAPA
- the kdpA gene encoding potassium-transporting ATPase subunit KdpA, with the protein product MTSNGWLQIALFFALIALTAKPLGEYMAKVFGREKTFFDFFARPIERLIYKLTGVDEAHEMKWTEYALAMLFFSVVTMMVTYAIERLQAVLPLQSLLNPQKLAAVAPDLAMNTAASFTTNTNWQAYVPEATMSYLTQMVTLAYHNFASAAVGIALAIAFVRGIAGREKKTLGNFWVDTTRATLWVLLPGSLILALALVSQGVVQNFRPYDSATLVQPQQVQTTGADGKVITQTVTKQSIAQGPVASQEAIKMLGTNGGGFFQANSAHPFENPTALSNFLEMFAIFVIPAALTVTLGRMVKSPGHGWAIFAAMSALFLAGVFVLYWAESHPNPLLHNVNQTASMMQSGGNMEGKEVRFGIANTALFATATTDASCGAVNGMHDSFMPLGGLVTMVNIMLGEIVFGGVGAGLYGMLIFVVVTVFIAGLMVGRTPEYLGKKIESYDVQMAMLYVLIFPFSVLLFAGVTVLMPNLGLASLNNTGPHGLSEILYAYASATGNNGSAFAGLNANTHWYNLSLATAMLVGRFLMIVPMLAVAGNLAQKKLVPPSAGTFPVNTPLFAVLLVGVILIVGALTFFPALALGPILEHLQMLAGKSY
- a CDS encoding CRTAC1 family protein, with protein sequence MGGVNTGGAHAAVLDAEHRPITAGGFVKSGPPIFIDIAEKSGLAKWHHTMGTPEKHFIIETVGSGVGLLDYDNDGWLDIYMVNGSTFEAEAGKAPAPRAALFHNNHDGTFTNVADQAGVTNERWGFGVAVADYDNDGWPDIFVSNYGKNRLYHNNHNGTFTDVAEKAGVTLGNWSTSATWGDYDGDGRLDLFVPGYVHYDMVEPPASGSQSVAGSFCQFRGVKVMCGPRGLKGEPDHLFHNNGDGTFTDVSEKAGVADSKSSYYGLASLFIDVNNDGKVDLLVADDSTPNYLYINKGDGTFEDDSFASGYALNEGGRETASMGIASGDLTHNGKVDLYNTTFSDDYKPLYRNDGDANFTDVSYQMGIAEPTVPFLGWGTSFFDYDNDGWLDLLEANGHVYPEVDNMPWGTSWKQRPLLFHSDKGKLELVAAVEGSSLAKTGVGRGLAFGDLFNDGKIDAIINNMDGTPSFLRNVSENKNHWVELELVGGPKSPRDAVGSTVYLKTASFRQRGDVVSGGSFASTSDKRLHFGIGDATAIDEVEVHWPSGAVEKIKLPGVDGIFKVIEGSGAAKKE
- a CDS encoding response regulator transcription factor, producing the protein MTNDKQERARLLLIDDESQILRTLQVTLGSQGYEIKTASNGLDGLILFREWRPDLVITDLSMPEMSGVELCREIRTIAQTPIIVLSVREQEGAKVAALDAGADDYVTKPFNIQELKARIRAHLRRQTADAPKSQSVSVGDFVIDVPEHRVTVQENEIHLTPKQFELLLYMAQSPGKVLSHRDLLNAVWGANATSQPEYLRVAIGQLRKKLGDRGEIYIQTEPWVGYRFVAVADESKPQD
- the kdpF gene encoding K(+)-transporting ATPase subunit F, whose product is MGFVAPMGVRVLLLWGAERNLGHVGSGNDSDGSCVLRHRGPLRKGLQSALEEGTSQVMEPVLLVLVIVLLMAYLIFALLRPEKF
- a CDS encoding histidine kinase, whose amino-acid sequence is MPKTPEEWLAHTDPEKMRGTLKLFLGYAPGVGKTYSMLSEAIRRKERGEDIVVGIVETHGRARTAELVEKMEVIPRRQIEYRGVPFDEMDLDAILARRPQIVLVDELAHTNIEGSRNAKRWQDVQELLQAKIDVLSTINVQHIETVAPTVQRVTGVEIRETVPDWVIQQADEVVMADLTPEALQERMRRGDIYPVARVERSLSNFFRRGNLIALRELALQHVSKAVDKTLTSYMDAHHIRDNWAVRERVLVCISANPRARYLIARGARLAEAVEGELYVLHVEGDRELDEESRRALENNVQFAANLKAQVVRVTAKSVPLAAAQLVREKRITQVIFGRSQIKGLRKYFYYYAIQRFLSDVPTVDVHIVTQPEKDEDDDE